From Streptomyces chrestomyceticus JCM 4735, one genomic window encodes:
- a CDS encoding terpene synthase family protein: MRDGVPAPVAAGVREDTAAEPVRVTIPPRYCPLPGAAHPEADRLNACAAAWIQGHGLCRNGAQRVRMAGNDCGGFYGRIMPAAPAGRLQLAVDWCVLMFAFDDLHCDEGPASLRAEDFTGFATRLLRVLEAPGTVRGGPADPFLAAADDLAARCRAAGTPVQVRRMVDGHRAWFLGVLWEFGCRLRDRTPSLDDYAHLRQHTAAGTATMSWTEIIDGTEIPGAVMDSPAVRALNELAFTTAAFDDDLFSYGKERWLAARSPYSSRCRLNLVDILAAEHGLGLEAALAAAVDLCDRLTLRFIQLRDRVLPTACAPLRLHLDHLSHLIRGNIEWGLRAGRYSNPDGRHPGAVTTTGSFTGTAPRADAPPPLPSIAWWWDRF; the protein is encoded by the coding sequence ATGAGGGACGGCGTGCCCGCTCCGGTGGCCGCCGGGGTACGCGAAGACACCGCCGCGGAACCGGTCCGCGTCACGATCCCGCCGCGCTACTGCCCGCTGCCCGGTGCCGCGCACCCGGAGGCCGACCGGCTGAACGCATGCGCGGCGGCCTGGATTCAAGGGCACGGACTGTGCCGGAACGGCGCACAGCGCGTCCGGATGGCCGGCAACGACTGCGGCGGCTTCTACGGCCGCATCATGCCCGCCGCGCCGGCCGGCCGGCTCCAGCTCGCGGTGGACTGGTGCGTGCTGATGTTCGCCTTCGACGACCTGCACTGCGACGAGGGCCCGGCCAGCCTGCGCGCCGAGGACTTCACCGGTTTCGCCACCCGTCTGCTGCGCGTACTGGAAGCGCCGGGCACCGTACGGGGCGGACCCGCCGACCCCTTCCTCGCGGCGGCCGACGACCTGGCCGCGCGCTGCCGTGCCGCGGGGACGCCGGTGCAGGTCCGGCGCATGGTGGACGGTCACCGGGCCTGGTTCCTCGGGGTCCTGTGGGAGTTCGGCTGCCGGCTGCGCGACCGTACGCCGTCACTGGACGACTACGCCCATCTGCGCCAGCACACCGCGGCCGGCACGGCCACCATGAGCTGGACGGAGATCATCGACGGTACGGAGATCCCCGGTGCGGTGATGGACTCACCGGCCGTGCGCGCGCTGAACGAACTGGCCTTCACGACCGCGGCGTTCGACGACGACCTGTTCTCGTACGGCAAGGAACGCTGGCTGGCCGCCCGCAGCCCGTACTCCTCGCGCTGCCGGCTCAACCTCGTCGACATCCTGGCCGCCGAACACGGCCTGGGCCTGGAAGCGGCGCTGGCCGCGGCCGTCGACCTGTGCGACCGGCTGACCCTGCGCTTCATCCAGTTGCGCGACCGTGTGCTGCCTACGGCCTGCGCGCCACTGCGGCTGCATCTCGACCACCTTTCCCACCTGATCCGGGGGAACATCGAATGGGGGCTGCGCGCCGGCCGATACAGCAACCCGGACGGCCGGCACCCCGGCGCGGTCACCACCACCGGCTCCTTCACCGGGACCGCGCCGCGCGCCGACGCACCGCCGCCGCTTCCGTCCATCGCCTGGTGGTGGGACCGGTTCTGA
- a CDS encoding DUF5107 domain-containing protein, whose protein sequence is MAIGVRRTTLTLPAAPVGPASPLPALRSPGDVHRVELSEGLELPPDMARQLRYAPLDSLLPVAVRDGYGRTRAETTLDALVIENDRLRATVLPGLGGRVHSLFHKPTGRELLYRNPVLQPANFALNGAWFSGGIEWNTGATGHTTLSCAPVHAATVPAPDGGEMLRLWEWERLRDLPFQVDLWLPDGSDFLLVGVRVRNPHLNAVPAYWWSNIAVPEDEHTRVLAPADGAWHFGYEHTLRHVPVPESDGADRTYPLRSEHPADYFYEIPDGDRRWIASLDATGHGLVHTSTDTLRGRKLFLWGAGRAGRRWQRWLTEPGTGGYAEIQAGLARTQLEHVRLEGGAEFAWLEAYGPLAADPAAVHGADWAAARRAAGDRLEAVLPREQVDAAFAVWRPYADVEPKEALATGSGWGALERARTGHDLPGTPFAESTVGPDQQPWLTLLHTGDFPRGGGVPAAPLVAAPWRDLLESAPPGPGTDYHLGLAQWHAGDRAQAVRSWERALAHGADCRPLYCLAVAEESEGETARAAQRYAEALDCVPDDLADGTDHIGPLLPALIRAAVPALLAAGRADEAATALGRLPEAARTDGRFALLTAQVALAQGDAAAARAVFDRGFEVPDLREGDESLSDTWFAVAEALVAGTGPVTSDVRARARAEHPLPDRYEFRMRAV, encoded by the coding sequence GTGGCCATTGGCGTACGACGCACGACCCTGACCCTTCCCGCGGCGCCCGTCGGCCCGGCCAGTCCGCTGCCCGCCCTCCGTTCGCCGGGCGACGTCCACCGCGTCGAGCTGTCCGAGGGGCTGGAGCTGCCGCCCGACATGGCCCGCCAGCTCCGGTACGCACCGCTGGACTCGCTGCTGCCCGTAGCCGTGCGCGACGGTTACGGCCGTACGCGCGCCGAGACGACCCTCGACGCCCTCGTCATCGAGAACGACCGGCTGCGCGCCACCGTCCTGCCGGGCCTGGGCGGCCGCGTGCACTCCCTGTTCCACAAGCCCACCGGCCGCGAACTGCTCTACCGCAACCCCGTCCTGCAGCCCGCCAACTTCGCCCTCAACGGTGCCTGGTTCTCCGGCGGCATCGAGTGGAACACCGGCGCCACCGGACACACCACGCTGTCCTGCGCCCCCGTGCACGCCGCGACCGTACCGGCGCCCGACGGCGGCGAGATGCTGCGCCTGTGGGAGTGGGAGCGGCTGCGCGACCTGCCCTTCCAGGTGGACCTCTGGCTTCCGGACGGCTCCGACTTCCTCCTCGTCGGCGTCCGCGTCCGCAACCCGCACCTGAACGCGGTGCCCGCCTACTGGTGGTCCAACATCGCCGTCCCCGAGGACGAGCACACCCGCGTCCTCGCCCCGGCGGACGGCGCCTGGCACTTCGGGTACGAGCACACCCTGCGCCACGTTCCCGTACCGGAGTCCGACGGCGCCGACCGCACGTACCCGCTGCGCAGCGAGCACCCCGCCGACTACTTCTACGAGATCCCGGACGGCGACCGCCGCTGGATCGCCTCGCTCGACGCCACCGGCCACGGCCTCGTCCACACCTCCACCGACACGCTGCGCGGCCGCAAGCTGTTCCTGTGGGGCGCCGGACGGGCCGGGCGCCGCTGGCAGCGGTGGCTCACCGAGCCCGGCACCGGCGGCTATGCGGAGATCCAGGCGGGGCTGGCCCGTACCCAGTTGGAGCACGTACGCCTGGAAGGCGGCGCGGAGTTCGCCTGGCTGGAGGCGTACGGGCCGCTCGCCGCCGATCCGGCCGCGGTGCACGGTGCCGACTGGGCCGCGGCCCGCCGCGCGGCCGGGGACCGGCTCGAAGCGGTACTGCCGCGCGAGCAGGTCGACGCGGCTTTCGCCGTCTGGCGGCCGTACGCCGACGTCGAGCCCAAGGAAGCGCTGGCCACCGGCTCCGGCTGGGGAGCCCTGGAACGGGCCCGCACCGGCCACGACCTGCCCGGCACCCCCTTCGCCGAGTCGACCGTCGGTCCCGACCAGCAGCCCTGGCTGACGCTGCTGCACACCGGCGACTTCCCGCGCGGCGGCGGTGTGCCCGCGGCGCCCCTGGTAGCCGCGCCGTGGCGCGACCTGCTGGAGTCCGCGCCGCCCGGGCCCGGCACCGACTACCACCTCGGCCTCGCGCAGTGGCACGCGGGCGACCGGGCCCAGGCCGTCCGCAGTTGGGAACGGGCCCTGGCCCATGGTGCGGACTGCCGGCCGCTGTACTGCCTCGCTGTCGCAGAGGAGAGCGAGGGGGAGACAGCGCGCGCGGCGCAACGGTACGCGGAGGCGCTGGACTGCGTACCCGACGACCTCGCGGACGGTACGGATCACATCGGGCCGCTCCTCCCCGCCCTGATACGCGCAGCGGTCCCCGCGCTGCTCGCCGCCGGGCGTGCCGACGAAGCCGCGACTGCTCTCGGCCGGCTGCCCGAGGCGGCCCGTACCGACGGCCGCTTCGCCCTGCTGACTGCCCAGGTGGCCCTGGCGCAGGGGGACGCAGCGGCGGCCCGCGCCGTCTTCGACCGCGGCTTCGAAGTCCCTGATCTGCGGGAGGGCGACGAGTCCCTCAGCGACACCTGGTTCGCCGTCGCCGAAGCCCTGGTCGCCGGAACCGGGCCCGTCACCTCCGATGTCCGGGCCCGGGCGCGTGCGGAGCACCCCCTTCCGGACCGCTACGAATTCCGGATGCGGGCGGTGTGA
- a CDS encoding TetR/AcrR family transcriptional regulator, which produces MARRSTDGPQDTGGTPSDTPSGGTPSDGPRRSRKTDGRRRLTAEDWAAAALVAIGEGGLAAVAVEPIAARLGTTKGSFYWHFANRDALVDAALERWEQLHTEAVITTVEAEPDPERRLRDLFAYASAASAADPLEVSLLATAAEPRVAAVLRRVTDRRVGYVAELFTALGFPAAEARRRGLLAYTAYLGHTQLGHAVPESLPGGADRDRYLDSVIDTLLCRE; this is translated from the coding sequence ATGGCGCGACGGAGCACGGACGGCCCGCAGGACACCGGCGGCACCCCATCGGACACCCCCTCAGGCGGCACCCCTTCGGACGGGCCCCGCCGCAGCAGGAAGACCGACGGCCGGCGCCGCCTGACCGCCGAGGACTGGGCCGCGGCCGCCCTCGTGGCCATCGGCGAAGGCGGCCTGGCGGCGGTGGCCGTCGAACCGATCGCCGCCCGGCTCGGCACCACGAAGGGCAGCTTCTACTGGCACTTCGCCAACCGGGACGCGCTGGTCGACGCCGCGCTGGAACGCTGGGAGCAATTGCACACCGAGGCCGTCATCACCACCGTCGAGGCGGAACCCGACCCGGAACGGCGACTCCGCGACCTGTTCGCGTACGCGTCCGCCGCGTCGGCCGCGGACCCGCTGGAGGTCTCCCTGCTGGCGACGGCGGCGGAGCCACGCGTCGCGGCGGTCCTGCGCCGGGTGACGGACCGCCGGGTCGGCTATGTCGCGGAGCTGTTCACCGCGCTGGGCTTCCCGGCGGCCGAGGCGCGCCGCCGGGGCCTCCTCGCGTACACGGCGTATCTCGGCCACACCCAGCTTGGCCACGCCGTCCCGGAGAGCCTGCCCGGCGGGGCGGACCGCGACCGCTACCTGGACTCGGTGATCGACACCCTGCTCTGCCGGGAATGA
- a CDS encoding NADP-dependent oxidoreductase: protein MKAIITHSYGDPDQLTWTDQPDPKVGPDSVLVRVKAVGVNPVDWKVLAGYLDPLMDVHFPLIPGWDVAGVVERTGLDATEFAVGDEVVGYVRKDEVQHGTFAELVAAPVRTLARKPAALSWQQAAGLPLAGLTALQVLDRVGVTKGETVLVHAAAGGVGSLGVQIAVARGARVIGTASERNHDFLRSLGAEPVTYGDGLADRVRELAPDGVDAAVDFVGNGVIDVSQELLRDTSRVASVADNDVLEKGGHMVWVRPDSAGLAALGDLADAGKLTVHVDTVLPLSQAAEAFRRSQEGRTRGKIVLEVS, encoded by the coding sequence ATGAAGGCAATCATCACTCACAGCTATGGTGACCCCGACCAGCTCACCTGGACCGACCAGCCCGATCCCAAGGTGGGGCCGGACTCGGTGCTGGTGCGGGTGAAGGCGGTCGGGGTCAATCCCGTCGACTGGAAGGTCCTGGCGGGGTATCTCGATCCGCTGATGGACGTGCACTTCCCGCTGATCCCCGGCTGGGACGTGGCCGGGGTGGTCGAGCGGACCGGTCTGGACGCGACCGAGTTCGCCGTCGGTGACGAGGTCGTCGGCTATGTGCGCAAGGACGAGGTCCAGCACGGCACCTTCGCCGAACTGGTCGCCGCGCCGGTGCGGACCCTGGCGCGCAAGCCCGCCGCCCTGAGCTGGCAGCAGGCCGCCGGGCTGCCGCTCGCCGGCCTCACCGCCCTCCAGGTGCTGGACCGGGTCGGCGTGACCAAGGGCGAGACGGTCCTGGTGCACGCCGCGGCGGGCGGTGTCGGGTCGCTCGGTGTGCAGATCGCGGTGGCCCGCGGCGCCCGTGTCATCGGTACGGCCAGCGAGCGCAACCACGACTTCCTGCGCTCCCTGGGCGCCGAGCCGGTGACGTACGGCGACGGCCTGGCCGACAGAGTGCGCGAGCTGGCGCCCGACGGGGTGGACGCGGCCGTGGACTTCGTCGGCAACGGCGTCATCGACGTCTCGCAGGAGCTGCTGCGCGACACCTCGCGGGTCGCCTCCGTCGCCGACAACGACGTGCTGGAGAAGGGCGGACACATGGTGTGGGTGCGCCCGGACAGCGCCGGCCTGGCCGCGCTGGGCGACCTCGCCGACGCCGGGAAGCTCACGGTGCACGTCGACACGGTGCTGCCGCTGTCGCAGGCGGCCGAGGCGTTCCGCCGCAGCCAGGAGGGCCGTACGCGCGGGAAGATCGTGCTGGAGGTTTCCTGA
- a CDS encoding arginase family protein: MRRIVLLDAPSNLGLRPPAPGTVPGCYKLAGALREQGLLRRLGALEGGVVTPPRYDLGGWREGEGDFNAAAIADYTRRLAARVEAHVRAGEFPVLLGGDCSILLGAVLGLRRVGRYGVAYLDGHGDFRHPGNTDRTGPVGAAAGEGTAQITGRGQADLTGIDGLGPCVRDSDLHILGIRDDDEDRAELTSLGIAHRTAGEIRRQGPEAVARTTLRDLQDTAPDGFWIHLDADVLDPSVMPAVDSPDPGGLSSEELRDLLAPLAASPRCAGLNLTIYDPDLDPEGSGAALLADLLESVLAQL; this comes from the coding sequence ATGCGCCGCATCGTGCTCCTCGACGCCCCCTCCAATCTCGGGCTGCGTCCCCCCGCGCCGGGCACCGTGCCTGGCTGCTACAAGCTGGCGGGTGCCCTGCGCGAGCAGGGGCTGCTGCGGCGGCTCGGCGCCCTGGAAGGCGGCGTCGTGACGCCGCCCCGCTACGACCTCGGCGGCTGGCGGGAAGGCGAGGGCGACTTCAACGCCGCCGCCATCGCGGACTACACCCGGCGGCTCGCCGCCCGTGTCGAAGCGCATGTGCGCGCGGGCGAGTTCCCGGTCCTACTGGGTGGTGACTGCTCCATCCTGCTCGGGGCCGTCCTGGGGCTGCGCCGCGTCGGGCGGTACGGCGTCGCCTACCTGGACGGGCACGGCGACTTCCGCCACCCCGGCAACACCGACCGCACCGGCCCCGTCGGAGCGGCGGCCGGTGAGGGCACCGCGCAGATCACCGGCCGCGGACAGGCCGACCTCACCGGCATCGACGGCCTCGGACCGTGCGTACGCGACAGTGACCTGCACATTCTCGGCATCCGCGACGACGACGAGGACCGCGCCGAACTGACCTCGCTGGGCATCGCCCACCGCACGGCCGGCGAGATCCGGCGGCAGGGCCCGGAGGCCGTCGCCCGCACGACCCTGCGCGACCTCCAGGACACGGCGCCGGACGGCTTCTGGATCCATCTGGACGCGGATGTGCTCGATCCGTCGGTCATGCCCGCCGTGGACAGCCCCGATCCCGGCGGTCTGTCCAGCGAGGAACTGCGCGACCTGCTCGCCCCGTTGGCGGCCTCGCCGCGCTGTGCGGGGCTGAACCTCACCATCTACGACCCGGACCTCGATCCGGAAGGAAGCGGAGCGGCGCTGCTCGCGGACCTTCTGGAAAGCGTTCTCGCCCAGCTCTGA
- a CDS encoding GNAT family N-acetyltransferase encodes MADDHYLATGPRVGLRHFTAADRAEFTARARESVRMQRPWLSSPTTDAAYDSYFAKLQEPSREGFLICELESGRIAGFLTVNNIVYAAFRCGAVGYGAFAHAAGRGLMSEGLRLAMGYAFGELGLHRLEINIQPGNERSIALVKRAGCRLEGYSPDFLFIDGAWRDHERWAITSDMFERT; translated from the coding sequence ATGGCTGACGATCACTATCTCGCCACCGGCCCGCGGGTCGGGCTCCGGCACTTCACGGCGGCGGACCGGGCGGAGTTCACGGCGCGGGCCCGGGAGAGCGTACGGATGCAACGGCCGTGGCTCTCCTCGCCGACCACCGACGCGGCCTACGACAGCTACTTCGCCAAGCTCCAGGAGCCGTCGCGCGAAGGGTTCCTCATCTGCGAGCTGGAGAGCGGCCGGATCGCCGGCTTCCTGACCGTCAACAACATCGTGTACGCCGCCTTCCGCTGCGGGGCGGTGGGATACGGCGCCTTCGCGCACGCGGCCGGGCGGGGGCTGATGAGCGAAGGGCTGCGGCTCGCCATGGGCTACGCCTTCGGCGAGCTGGGGCTGCACCGCCTGGAGATCAACATCCAGCCGGGCAACGAACGCTCGATCGCCCTGGTCAAGCGCGCGGGCTGCCGGCTGGAGGGCTACTCGCCCGACTTCCTGTTCATCGACGGCGCCTGGCGTGACCACGAACGCTGGGCCATCACCAGCGACATGTTCGAAAGGACCTGA
- a CDS encoding glyoxalase superfamily protein has product MSETTPEATSGITFRRPVPVLRVFDVAKAHAFYLGYLGCAVDWEHRFTPDLPLYTQVSRGGLVLHLSEHHGDGTPGSVVYAELSGVRALHAELTAKDYPFQKPGLEEDAEIGLSLTVTDPFGNQLRFNEPPGDRAEPSAE; this is encoded by the coding sequence ATGTCCGAGACCACTCCCGAGGCCACCTCCGGGATCACCTTCCGGCGCCCCGTCCCGGTGCTGCGCGTCTTCGACGTGGCCAAGGCGCACGCGTTCTACCTCGGCTACCTGGGCTGCGCCGTCGACTGGGAGCACCGCTTCACCCCGGACCTGCCGCTCTACACACAGGTGTCCCGAGGGGGCCTGGTCCTGCACCTGTCCGAGCACCACGGGGACGGGACACCGGGTTCGGTGGTGTACGCCGAGCTGAGCGGCGTACGGGCGCTGCACGCCGAACTGACGGCGAAGGACTACCCGTTCCAGAAGCCCGGCCTGGAGGAGGACGCCGAGATCGGCCTGTCGCTGACCGTCACCGATCCGTTCGGCAACCAATTGCGGTTCAACGAGCCGCCGGGGGACCGGGCCGAGCCGTCGGCTGAGTGA
- a CDS encoding 4'-phosphopantetheinyl transferase family protein, with the protein MTTGDTWAPSEESGAVRPALTPEVYDASALPGPLPADGAREVSLWLVRSVPEAGLHDTAVLDAAERKRTAAFVRPGDRDTYATSHSALRRLLGAYLDRDPAGIRFVREPCPCCDEPHGRPAVAGAGVPLHFSLSHTGDMALIGFARTPVGVDIEKPASPRTVAEVSGMLHPRERATLDALPEAGRPAAFARCWTRKEAYLKGTGSGLAGDLMTTTLVGAGPEPVAVPGWEMADVAVPEGYAAACAIRAAAATG; encoded by the coding sequence ATGACCACGGGCGATACCTGGGCCCCGAGCGAGGAGAGCGGCGCCGTGCGGCCTGCCCTGACCCCCGAGGTGTACGACGCGTCCGCGCTGCCGGGCCCGCTGCCGGCGGACGGCGCCCGGGAGGTGTCGCTGTGGCTGGTCCGCAGCGTGCCCGAGGCCGGGCTGCACGACACGGCGGTGCTGGACGCGGCCGAACGCAAGCGGACCGCCGCGTTCGTCCGGCCCGGCGACCGCGACACCTACGCCACCTCGCACAGCGCGCTGCGCCGCCTGCTCGGCGCGTACCTGGACCGCGACCCGGCCGGCATACGGTTCGTCCGCGAGCCCTGTCCCTGCTGCGACGAGCCGCACGGCCGGCCGGCGGTGGCGGGGGCCGGGGTGCCGCTGCACTTCTCGCTCTCCCACACCGGTGACATGGCACTGATCGGCTTCGCCCGTACGCCCGTCGGCGTGGACATCGAGAAGCCGGCCTCGCCCCGGACCGTGGCGGAGGTGTCGGGCATGCTGCACCCGCGGGAGCGCGCGACGCTGGACGCCCTGCCCGAGGCCGGGCGGCCGGCCGCGTTCGCCCGCTGCTGGACCCGCAAGGAGGCGTACCTGAAGGGCACGGGCAGCGGCCTGGCGGGCGATCTGATGACCACGACGCTGGTCGGTGCCGGGCCGGAGCCGGTCGCGGTGCCGGGGTGGGAGATGGCGGACGTGGCGGTGCCGGAGGGGTACGCGGCGGCCTGCGCGATCCGCGCGGCGGCTGCGACCGGCTGA
- a CDS encoding DUF2867 domain-containing protein — protein sequence MRPVRDVHTRTVQAPATTVGALLDRLAGDDDPLFPVPVWPAMRFDRPLGVGATGGHGFVRYRVTAYEPGRRVRFDFPGGGHHTVEVTSLDAGGCRVTHVLENRLRGAKRVAWPLAVYWMHATVVEEMLDNVERAATGAVRAPVRRSRWVRLLNRLLWERPVAVPVPPAARLARTAFARPDFQDAWQLPLPPGMPCDPAAWKGVLRGAFPEKGRATTADGGEILLGQDARHLDFRASLLVESPAVGADGRTVGHGGRVTLSTVVRTHHTGGRLYFAVVRRVHPVLARAMLRRTHRRLALAAPSAGERESAARAARAGYRHRTRP from the coding sequence ATGCGCCCGGTCCGCGATGTCCACACCCGCACCGTCCAGGCCCCCGCCACCACGGTCGGGGCCCTGCTCGACCGACTGGCCGGCGACGACGACCCGCTCTTCCCGGTGCCCGTCTGGCCCGCCATGCGCTTCGACCGCCCGCTGGGTGTCGGCGCGACCGGCGGCCACGGCTTCGTCCGCTACCGCGTCACCGCCTACGAACCGGGCCGCCGCGTCCGGTTCGACTTCCCGGGGGGCGGCCACCACACCGTCGAGGTGACCTCGCTCGACGCCGGCGGCTGCCGGGTGACCCACGTCCTGGAGAACCGGCTCAGGGGCGCGAAGCGGGTGGCGTGGCCGCTCGCGGTGTACTGGATGCACGCCACCGTCGTCGAGGAGATGCTCGACAACGTCGAACGCGCCGCCACCGGCGCGGTCCGCGCCCCGGTCCGCCGCTCGCGGTGGGTGCGGCTGCTGAACCGGCTCCTGTGGGAGCGCCCCGTCGCCGTACCGGTTCCGCCCGCAGCGCGGCTGGCCCGTACCGCCTTCGCGCGTCCGGACTTCCAGGACGCCTGGCAACTGCCGCTGCCGCCCGGTATGCCGTGCGACCCGGCGGCCTGGAAGGGCGTACTGCGCGGCGCGTTCCCCGAGAAGGGCCGCGCCACGACCGCGGACGGCGGGGAGATCCTGCTGGGCCAGGACGCCCGGCACCTGGACTTCCGGGCGTCGCTCCTGGTCGAGAGCCCGGCCGTGGGGGCGGACGGGCGGACCGTCGGCCACGGCGGCCGGGTGACGCTCAGCACGGTCGTGCGCACCCACCACACGGGCGGGCGGCTCTACTTCGCGGTCGTCCGGCGCGTTCACCCGGTCCTCGCCCGCGCGATGCTCCGCCGTACGCACCGCAGGCTGGCGCTGGCCGCACCGAGCGCGGGGGAGCGGGAGTCGGCGGCACGCGCCGCGCGCGCCGGGTACCGTCACCGGACACGGCCGTAA
- a CDS encoding cytochrome P450 translates to MPIRADSRLHTVPLRHVLGGLRAGGPLALMERTGRQAQGALTRLDLGTFRPYLVTHPDHLRHVLRDRAENYRRGTAMWKAMGRLTGLGIAGEGPRWRASRDLWCKGLSGGAPAHADGTAGSAEGAVAELELRVAGGATVDALAEMTHVVLRVVNPAFFGSRIPQHRCDRLAAAVAVAFDSLLWRMALPFVPLAVPVPGDRAFGRATRTVNEILLPLIRRARYERPTGPDLMSVLLAGADADGRALSDEQVAQDVVALFVAGSESSALTLTWAWVALAAHPDLAAEVRAEADAVLCGGPVRPEHARRLVVTRRFLAEVCRLYAMAWAVPRTAAAEDVIDGVTVPAGATLVLSPYLTHRLPQFWQRPLRFDPGRFAAERVRGRHPLAYLPFGDGPHQCVGQAFFFQQAALVVAAMISRFDFTVPGRPEPRAAVALRPRGRVDLVLTPRR, encoded by the coding sequence ATGCCGATCCGCGCCGACAGCCGACTCCACACCGTCCCCCTGCGGCACGTCCTCGGCGGGCTGCGCGCGGGCGGCCCGCTGGCCCTGATGGAACGCACCGGACGACAGGCGCAGGGCGCGCTGACCCGGCTCGACCTGGGCACCTTCCGGCCCTACCTGGTCACCCACCCGGACCACCTGCGGCACGTCCTGCGGGATCGCGCCGAGAACTACCGCCGGGGCACGGCGATGTGGAAGGCGATGGGCCGGCTCACGGGACTCGGGATCGCGGGCGAGGGGCCTCGCTGGCGGGCCAGCCGGGACCTGTGGTGCAAGGGCCTGTCGGGCGGCGCGCCCGCGCACGCCGACGGCACGGCCGGTTCGGCGGAGGGCGCGGTGGCGGAGCTGGAGCTGCGGGTGGCGGGCGGGGCGACGGTGGACGCGCTGGCGGAGATGACCCATGTCGTACTCAGGGTCGTCAACCCGGCGTTCTTCGGTTCCCGCATCCCGCAGCACCGGTGCGACCGGCTCGCCGCCGCGGTCGCCGTCGCCTTCGACTCACTGCTGTGGCGGATGGCGCTGCCCTTTGTGCCACTCGCGGTACCGGTGCCCGGCGACCGCGCCTTCGGGCGTGCCACCCGCACGGTCAACGAGATCCTGCTGCCGCTGATCCGGCGCGCGCGGTACGAGCGGCCCACCGGCCCCGACCTGATGAGCGTGCTGCTCGCGGGGGCGGACGCCGACGGCCGCGCGCTGAGCGACGAGCAGGTCGCCCAGGATGTCGTGGCCCTGTTCGTGGCCGGTTCGGAGTCCAGCGCTCTGACCCTGACCTGGGCCTGGGTCGCCCTCGCGGCGCATCCGGACCTCGCGGCGGAGGTACGTGCCGAGGCCGACGCCGTGCTGTGCGGCGGCCCTGTCCGGCCGGAGCACGCCCGTCGGCTGGTGGTCACCCGCCGGTTCCTGGCCGAGGTCTGCCGCCTGTACGCGATGGCGTGGGCGGTGCCGCGGACGGCCGCCGCCGAGGACGTCATCGACGGGGTGACCGTCCCGGCGGGCGCCACGCTGGTGCTCTCCCCCTACCTGACGCACCGGCTGCCGCAGTTCTGGCAACGGCCGCTGCGCTTCGACCCCGGCCGGTTCGCCGCGGAGCGCGTCCGGGGCCGGCACCCGCTGGCGTACCTGCCCTTCGGGGACGGGCCGCACCAGTGCGTGGGCCAGGCGTTCTTCTTCCAGCAGGCGGCCCTCGTCGTGGCCGCGATGATCAGCCGGTTCGACTTCACGGTGCCGGGCCGGCCCGAGCCCAGGGCCGCGGTCGCGCTGCGGCCGCGGGGCCGCGTCGACCTGGTGCTCACTCCGCGCCGCTGA
- a CDS encoding maleylpyruvate isomerase N-terminal domain-containing protein — protein MSGTPGPAAGLRPLHRAVLDTATEVVGRVRPEHLGLPTPCAAWDLGELVARMTGQNLRFAAAARGQVTSAADFAPRPAGDAPGAGFVASARQVAAAFAEPGVPARRFALP, from the coding sequence ATGTCCGGCACCCCGGGTCCGGCGGCCGGCTTACGCCCCCTGCACCGCGCCGTGCTGGACACCGCCACCGAGGTGGTGGGCCGGGTGCGCCCCGAACATCTCGGGCTGCCCACGCCGTGCGCCGCGTGGGACCTCGGCGAACTGGTCGCCCGCATGACGGGCCAGAACCTCCGCTTCGCCGCCGCCGCGCGTGGACAGGTCACCTCGGCCGCCGACTTCGCACCCCGCCCGGCGGGAGACGCGCCCGGTGCGGGGTTCGTGGCCTCGGCCCGCCAGGTGGCCGCCGCATTCGCCGAACCGGGCGTGCCGGCGCGCCGGTTCGCGCTGCCCTAG